The following coding sequences are from one Neurospora crassa OR74A linkage group I, whole genome shotgun sequence window:
- a CDS encoding methylenetetrahydrofolate dehydrogenase, variant produces the protein MEAQQVPKTCKVILSDTIAKKLLSEVRETLAKIEGPNASKPTLAAFLATDDPAALQYAEWSKRTCEENGFNFDLRKVDKENLEEGIIAANNDDKVDGILVYYPIWVGNHSQDKYIKETVALSKDVEGLCHTHLFNMYHNVRFLDPPTNLKKSILPCTPLAIVKTLEYLQIYNPILAYGNRLFGKTITVINRSEVNGRPLAALLANDGATVYSVDITGVQVFTRGEGIRQLRHQVHDKEGWELKDVLPLSDVVIGGVPTEKFKVPTELLRDGAVCINFSSFKNFDGPAVKEKASIYVPSIGKVTIAVLLRNLVRLIANRPRPEGSAPEDPKDAKARSEAFIEG, from the exons ATGGAGGCGCAACAAGTACCCAAGACCTGCAAGGTCATCCTCTCCGATACCATCGCCAAGAAGCTGCTTTCCGAGGTCCGCGAGACTCTTGCTAAGATCGAGGGTCCCAATGCCTCCAAGCCTACTCTGGCTGCTTTCCTGGCTACCGATGACCCGGCCGCTCTGCAGTATGCTGAATGGTCCAAGAGGACGTGTGAAGAGAA TGGCTTCAACTTCGACCTCCGCAAAGTCGACAAGGAAAACCTCGAGGAGGGCATCATCGCcgccaacaacgacgacaaggtCGACGGTATTCTCGTCTACTACCCCATCTGGGTCGGCAACCACAGCCAAGACAAGTACATCAAGGAGACCGTCGCCCTCTCCAAGGACGTCGAGGGTCTCTGCCACACCCACCTCTTCAACATGTATCACAACGTCCGCTTCCTCGACCCTCCCACCAACCTCAAGAAGTCCATCCTCCCTTGCACGCCGCTCGCCATCGTCAAGACCCTCGAGTACCTGCAGATCTACAACCCCATTCTGGCCTACGGCAACCGCCTGTTCGGCAAGACCATCACCGTTATCAACCGTAGCGAGGTGAACGGTCGCCCTCTTGCTGCGCTGCTCGCCAACGATGGCGCCACCGTCTACTCCGTCGACATTACCGGCGTCCAGGTCTTCACCCGCGGCGAGGGCATCCGCCAGTTGCGCCACCAGGTCCATGACAAGGAGGGCTGGGAGCTCAAGGACGTCTTGCCGCTCAGCGACGTCGTTATTGGCGGTGTCCCGACCGAGAAGTTCAAGGTGCCTACCGAGCTGCTCCGTGACGGTGCTGTGTGCATCAACTTCTCCAGCTTCAAGAACTTTGACGGTCCGGCGGTTAAGGAGAAGGCCAGCATCTATGTCCCCAGCATTGGCAAGGTTACTATTGCTGTGCTTTTGCGTAACCTTGTG CGCCTGATCGCCAACCGTCCGCGTCCTGAGGGATCTGCGCCCGAGGACCCCAAAGATGCCAAGGCGCGTAGCGAGGCCTTCATCGAGGGTTGA